CGCACATACGGTTTCCCACCTTTTGATAGAGAATTGGCTTTTGACTAGTCAAGGTCGGGGCGTATGAAGTGACACCCGTAGTGGTTAACTTCTTATTCACATCCGCGACAGCCTTAGGATACTCCGAAATGTCATCGGGCAATGTTGAGAAGTTGAAGCCGAATGCCCCATTGAGCTGGACGTCGATCAAACCAGGAGAGATTATACGACCCCCGAGATCAATGATACGGTCGGGCAGAGTGCCAGAATCGAAAAAGGTCGCCTGACTAGACAGAATAGTACCAGTGTGAGAGCTCACCCAAAGGTCCTCGCATACAAGATTGTCCCCACGAGCGAGGCGGCAGTTGGTGAACTTGGTGATGCCGCCCGAAGAGATCACGGAGGGCATCTTGAGTGGAACCAGGAGTAGGAACAAGTGAAGAGGTAAGCGGAAGGGGCGCGATGTAGCGATGTCTTCTGAGTTGGTGGTTCTTCGTATTGGAGCTCGGCTCGGGTCTAAGTCAATCCAAGGGAGCAGCTTCACCACCGTGAACGTTTATGTATTCTGCTACTTGGGGCATTGAAGCTCCATGAGACCACACATATGTCTCTGTCCGGCCTATTGCATGTGCAAATAGTTTCACGCCTGTCAAAGTCGTCGGGCAGTGGGCGGATTGGACTCAATCCCCATCCAACGTTGCGTCAAGCCTGAGCCCTGTACCGCGCAGATCGAAGGCGCCATTTGTTCTTCCTAGCCGTCAGTGGACAACGCCCACGGTCTTGGGTCGTCGGGATTTCCGCCTCCAAGCGGGCTTTGGTAGGTTTTCGAGAACCCCTGGACCAGGACTCGGTCGGGTTCTCCGCCGATAGCGTTATCTGGGAAACCGCGGCTGGATATCACTTTGATCCTTCAATTAAACTACGTCTTCTGAATCATGGTGATCCAAGAGAACCAGGGAGCTGGATATCGCGTCGGGCCCATGGGGGCAGATGGGCAGGATTTCGACCACTTGCCGTACACCCGATTATTCTTCTTCACAGTCCAAGGCCACTTCAAGGAACATTTCGCGCCAGATCGAGTCTAAATATTCAAGCGTAATATCGAAGTTTCCAGTACCCAAGACATGACTAAACTTGTGCCAGGTGCTTGATAGTTCTTCTGCTCAATTGGAGAGTTCAAGCCCTGGTCCGAGGAAACATAGCTTATGAGTGTAGGGTCAGGGGAGAACAAGGAACAGAACACTCTATTCAACTACATCAAGATGCGCCCTAAGACGCCTCTGCTACTGAATCCTGAGTCCCCAACCACAGCTCCCATCAAATCGCGATAGTTGTCCCCTGGAGTGACGACCCCCATGATGGCAGGATCCGTCGACTCCGAGTCGGCAGCAACGGGAACCGTACGGCCACAGACCCCGAGGAAGCCCAGGACTGCAAACAACACGGCCTCTTTGGCGCTGGGATCTATCTTTACTGGTGCATCGTCGAGCTTCAACACTCGGCTTTTGGGAAACCGTTGCTGCAAGTGCTTGAGAATGTTGGGGTTGTAAGCTCCACCACCGCAGATGTAAATCTCGTCAATATTCCCATCCTTGCCGAGATGTGGCAGGACGTATTGCTCGTAGGCTCTTGCGATAGACTCTGCCGTGATCCGCGTGatggtggcgatgatggccTCCGGGGTCTTGCCCGCATCCTTCAACTTGTTGACCAGGGCCTTGGCTATGTCATCAGAGAAGAGTTCACGTCCTGTGGTCTTGGGAGGCTTCAGCTGGAAGTAGGGCTCATTGGCCAAGTAGTCATTGACGACAACAGTGTCAATGTCTGCTTCGCCCTTGGCGCCTAGCTCTCCATCACGGTCGTAGTGTTGTTTGCCATTAGTTAGAATGCGCATGGCAGCATCGATGAAGACATTTCCAGGGCCAGTATCGAAGGCCATGTATGTCGACTCCGACTTCCCAAGCTGTGTGGCGCTCGATGCCGGCAGCACGGTTGCATTCCCTACACCGAGATCGTCAACAAGGGGGTTCATCGCTCCACTATGAGGCTCTACACACCTATTCCTCCGATATTCTGGCTAATGCGTGTGGCCTTCGGGTCAGAGAGGAGAGCCGCTTCAAAGAAACCTGCCAACGGGGCACCCTGGCGTCCGGCAGCAAGCTCAGCGACTCGAAAGCCGCTCACAACAGTCCTGGCCTTTTTTTAGCAAGCAAACAACAATTGTCTTCCCCATTCGAAAGTTCGTACCTTCCCGTTTGACGAGCAATCACGGCAGGCTCGGCCATCTGAAGTGTAGATCGATGCTCACCTAGTGGTTGATGCCACAGAGTCTGGCCATGACTGGCGATGATGTCAACCTCTGACATATCAACACCGGATTCCTTGACGGCGCGAGAAAACTCTCGTCCGAGTGCGAAGTTGAGATCGCAGACCTCTGCCATGGAAGTGGCCGCGCCCTCTTGGTTAGGACGGCATAGGCGAAGGACCTGAGACCGTAACTCAGGGGTTACGGGGACTTCGGTGTATGCCAGGACTTGCACCCTTATATCATTTGAAGCGTCTACAGAGGATATGCGACAGTGCGCAACATCGACACCTACAGGGTTGTCAGCGTGcatcaccatggccgccGCCTACAGTGGAAGACATACCGTCAATGCTTGTGCCGCAGTTGAGCCCGAGGACATTGAGGGCGACCATATCGCTTGTTTAGTGACGGAATATTGAGACCAAGTAAATCAGATGGTTCACAAACTAAGGCTCAAATACAACGACCCAGGGTTGTGCAGCAAGCATCAAACCTTTTAAAGGTCTAGGTTAAGGCGACCTCCCAGTGTGTTTGCGTGAAGCTTGATTCTCCCAATGATGAACTTGGCACTTCGACTGCGTATTCCATGCAAGCCTGAACACGCCAGGCCCCTCTCGCGTTGCCacaaggatgaggatgaggatggcggctACTCTGCCTGGGGGACAGGTCTTCCCCGCGCAACGGCTTCTCCGCGGGTCCAAAACCCCTCAGTAAGCGGAAAACCCGACGGCTTGGGATGTTGGTGACGAGATTGGATGGGGTCAGGGATCTGCTGCCTTTTCACTTTATCTACACGCAAAAAGTGACCATTTCAAGCTTGTCACAAATTGTCGTACAGAGTTCCTAGTTGAAAAGATATTGATTGTGTAGGATAAAGAAAGTTCTACTCTATGCAGTTTACTCTATATACAAACCCAGGAAAAAAGAACAGCAACAATTCCAGTGTCAATCGGTTAGGTTTCCTTGCAGGGCTTGTCTTAATGACCCTGAGGCAGCCTCCAACTTAGCCCGTCCTTCCGCGGGCGAGCAGCCCAGAGTCGCCACGAGGATGCTGAGCTTGACCTGACCATCGCAGTCAGCCAGGACGGCATCCAGAACCTCTTCACTCTCGATATCTAGAGCCGATGATGGAGGGACCACCATTCGGGCGACCCGGCGAGCCCGGTTTTGTAGCTTCTCGTTGGACATTTTCAAGTCGACCATCTGCCAAGGTTAGATTCTGTATATGGGTCTCGAATCTCGGGAATCACTCACCAAGTTTCCAAATGTCTTTCCTGTGCGAATTTGGGAGCCGGTAGAGATCATGTTCAGAATCTACCAAGTCATGATGAGTTGGTGGGATAGAAAATAGACAAGAAAGACACGGCAGAGAATACGCACCATTTTTGTCGCAGTTCCTGCTTTGAGTCGAGTGCTGCCCGTCACGACCTCAGGCCCAGTAACACATTCAATCAGAACATCACATAGGGACCTGAGCGAGCTGGGCTTGACGCAGGCCAGACCGACCGTGGCAGCTCCGATGGAGCGGGCGTACTTCAAGCCACCCAGCACGTATGGGGTTCTCCCCGACGAGGCGATTCCCACCAGAGTGTCGTTCTTGCTGAGCGGCGGCGTAAGTTCTGCCAGGTCTGTTGCTCCCAACTCCTCCGAGTCTTCGGCGCCTTCGACAGCGTTTCGGATCGCGTAGTCTCCCCCAGCAATCAGACCGACGAACTGTCCAGGAGGGGCCGAGAATGTAGGGGGACTATAATAGGTAAGCTGATGATAAATTGAGCTGAGAAGAGAGGCGATATTCACATTTCTGAGGCGTCAAGGATGCCCAGCCTGAAGGTCAATCAAAGTCAGAAGGGATCGCCAAGTCAGTTTAGGCCAGCTCTCTTACCTCCCACTTGTCCCTGCCCCGGTGTAGATGACTCGACCACCACTCAAGAGTCGAGGCACGATAATATCAATAGCATCAGCAATCTGCGGAAGGCAGGTCTGAACTGCTTGTGCGACTGAGGCATCCTCTTCGTTGATAACGCCTAGGCAGTCAATGGTCAGTATCCTTCCGCGCTTCCCAAGGGAGTCAAGCTTACGACATAGCTCTAGCGAACTCATGGAATCAATATTTGTTGTCTTTGAGTTCTTTTGCTCCGTCTGGAGGCCCGCGAGACTCTCTGCAAGCGAGACGGTGCCGTTGCTGGGCTTAACAGCCGTAAAGCTACCATTTCCATTGTGGCCCTTCACAAGATCTTGGCTTTCGGGCGAGGCCTCGCATACAGCTGAAGGAGACATGCTGGAAGAAGTGTGGATAAGGACAGCC
The window above is part of the Fusarium falciforme chromosome 3, complete sequence genome. Proteins encoded here:
- a CDS encoding SIS domain-containing protein → MSPSAVCEASPESQDLVKGHNGNGSFTAVKPSNGTVSLAESLAGLQTEQKNSKTTNIDSMSSLELCRVINEEDASVAQAVQTCLPQIADAIDIIVPRLLSGGRVIYTGAGTSGRLGILDASEIPPTFSAPPGQFVGLIAGGDYAIRNAVEGAEDSEELGATDLAELTPPLSKNDTLVGIASSGRTPYVLGGLKYARSIGAATVGLACVKPSSLRSLCDVLIECVTGPEVVTGSTRLKAGTATKMILNMISTGSQIRTGKTFGNLMVDLKMSNEKLQNRARRVARMVVPPSSALDIESEEVLDAVLADCDGQVKLSILVATLGCSPAEGRAKLEAASGSLRQALQGNLTD